The genomic window ACGAGGTCTTTCATCAATATCTTCAATGTCATTGTAGAAGGCTTCGGGAATTTGAAGTTCGTCAAGCAGGTATTTTTTTTCGGTTTCGGTTGGGCATTCGATGTTGATCCAGCAGTTTGGAATCCAGGCATCAACTGCAATTAATCCGTCATTATTTTTGTAAAATGCTTTCATTATAAAATGCTATAAAAAGTTAATAGCATTTTGAAAATATTCTAATGCTACATTAATTTAATTTTTTCGAATAATAATCGTCCATTAGAAAGGATTGTTTTTTTAGTGCTGCAAAAGTATTCTTTAAATTGATTCGTAACATTATTTTTAAAAAATTTAGACAATTTTTAAGATAAAAAAAGCCCTAAACTTTCGTTTAAGGCTTATTTGTAAAGGGATATTCTTTTATTTTCTACTTCTGATTTTTCGAGCTAAAAGTGTATTTTTCAACAACATTGCAATTGTCATTGGTCCTACTCCACCTGGAACTGGAGTAATGAAAGAAGATTTTTTACTTACTTCATCAAAATCTACATCTCCTTTTATAACATAGCCTTTAGGGTTTGAAGCATCATCAACACGAGTAATTCCCACATCAATAATAACTACCCCATCTTTTACCATATCGGCTTTTAAAAATTCAGGAACTCCTAATGCTGTGATGATTATATCAGCATTTTTAGTGTATTCTTCTAAATTTTTAGTTCTACTATGTGTCAAAGTTACAGTTGAATCACCTGGATTTCCTTTACGGCTCATCAAAATACTCATAGGACGACCTACAATGTGGCTACGTCCAATAACTACGGTGTGTTTTCCAGCAGTTTCTACTTTATAACGCTCTAACAATTCCATAATTCCAAATGGAGTTGCTGGCAAGAAAGTTTCCATATCCAAAGCCATTTTTCCAAAATTAGCTGGATGAAAACCA from Flavobacterium eburneipallidum includes these protein-coding regions:
- a CDS encoding bifunctional 5,10-methylenetetrahydrofolate dehydrogenase/5,10-methenyltetrahydrofolate cyclohydrolase — its product is MQILDGKKTSEDIKNEIAAEVARMKADGQKVPHLAAVIVGSNGASLTYVGSKVKSCQQIGFESTLVALPENISEEELLDKIKELNEDDDLDGYIVQLPLPKHINEEKILMAIDPDKDVDGFHPANFGKMALDMETFLPATPFGIMELLERYKVETAGKHTVVIGRSHIVGRPMSILMSRKGNPGDSTVTLTHSRTKNLEEYTKNADIIITALGVPEFLKADMVKDGVVIIDVGITRVDDASNPKGYVIKGDVDFDEVSKKSSFITPVPGGVGPMTIAMLLKNTLLARKIRSRK